The window TATAGTAATAACCGGGTGTATCAAACCTATTTTGGTAAAAAACTGGCTAATACTGCAGAGTATGCAGGCTTGCCTACTGGCCGTAAAGAAGCCTATATAACCGGCGGCATGGAAGACCAGAACGAGCCGGCCATTAAAGTTACCCATACCGATGGCAATCCATCGTTGCTGCTGCAGTACGTAGCCGATAAGCAGGATAAGCAGGGCGACATGACCGAAACTACCATCGAACTAAAAGACCCTAAATACCCGGTTGAAGTAGTATTGCATTATCAGGCATACGAGCAGGAGAACGTTATAAAAGCCTGGACTGAAATTAAAAACGATGAAAAGGGCGCGCTAACGCTTACCAATTATGCATCGAATATGTTGCACTTTGATGCGGCCAAATATTACCTTACGCAGTTTCACGGCGATTGGGCAACTGAAATGAAAGAGCAGGAAAGCCAACTAACCAGCGGCATAAAAGTAATTGACAGCAAACTGGGTACCCGTGCCGATAAGTTCCAGGCGCCTATGTTTATGCTTGCGCTAAATAAACCTGCCGATGAAGCCAGCGGCGAAGTAGTGGCTGCCACATTGGCGTGGACAGGCAACTTCCAGTTCCAGTTCGAGATAGATGAGATCAATGGTCTGCGGGTGATATCAGGGATCAACCCGTACGCATCAGAATATCATCTGGCGCAGGGCAAAACGTTTACTACACCGGCTTTAATATTCACCTACAGCAATACCGGCAAAGGCCAGGCCACCCGTAATATCCATAAATGGGCGCGCAACTATGGCGTAATGGATGGCAAAGGTACCCGTGTAACCTTGCTGAATAACTGGGAGGCTACCGGCTTTAAATTTGACGAGCAAATGCTGGTAGGCTTGTTTGATGGCGCAAATAAATTAGGTGTCGATCTGTTTTTGTTAGATGATGGCTGGTTTGGTAACAAATACCCGCGCAGTAACGATAAAGCCGGTCTTGGCGATTGGGAAGCCAACAAAACCATCCTGCCGCATGATGTAGAATACCTGGTAAAACAAGCCGAGGCTAAAGGCATTAAGTTTGGGATTTGGCTGGAGCCGGAGATGGTGAACCCCAAAAGCGAACTATACGAAAAGCATCCCGAATGGATATTGAAATTACCCAACCGCGAGGAGAACTACCAGCGCAACCAATTGGTGCTTGACCTAACCAACCCTAAGGTACAGGATTATGTATATAGCATTGTAGATAACCTGCTCACTAAAAACCCGGGCGTGGCCTATATTAAATGGGACTGCAACCGTACCATGAGTAACACTTACTCGCCGTATTTAAAAGATAAACAATCGCACCTGTATGTTGATTATACTTTGGGCTTGTATAAAGTGCTGGACAGGGTTCGTGCAAAGTACCCCACCATGCCTATGATGCTTTGCAGCGGCGGTGGCGGCCGTACCGATTATGCTGCCATGAAGTATTTTACAGAATTTTGGCCAAGCGATAACACCGACCCTGTTGAACGGGTATTCATTCAATGGGGGTACAGTAACTTCTTTCCCGCGCTTACTGTTTCAAACCATATTACTTCGTGGAATAAAACGGCTTCCCTTAAATTCCGTACAGATGTGGCCATGATGGGCCGTATGGGTTATGATATGGATGTAAAGAAAATGACCGAAGCAGAGATCAAATTCAGTCACGCTGCTGTGGCCACCTATAATCGTATCAAACCGGTAATATTTCAGGGCGACCTTTACCGACTGGTATCCCCCTATGAAGAAAACCGTGCCGATTTGATGTATGTGAGCGATAAAAAAGATAAGGCAATATTATTTAACTACGTGCTGAACAAACGCTACAAGGAACCTTTCACCAAAATTAAAATGCAAGGGTTGGATGCACAGAAGCAATACAAAGTTCAGGAAATAAACCTGGTAGAGGGTGCTAAAGCTGCCTTGCAGGATAACGGCAAAATCTTCAGCGGCGAATACCTGATGACAATAGGCGTTGGCATTACTACGGGCAGCGCGGGTCAGCAAAGCAGCAATGTGATAGAGGTAACGCAGCAGTAAAATCTTATATCTTAATTCCATTATGCCATTTCAAGCGACACACTTCGCTTGAGATGGCATTTTTTATTAGATGATACTCAAATAATCTCGCAGTTTCTCCGTTAAAGTGATCGAAACTAAAACTTAACATTATTTATGAAGCTAAAGGCTATTGGCATTTTATGTGCTGTTCAATTATCTATCGCCGGGTTTGCACAGGCCCAAACAAACGAATTAACTACCTGGGGCGCATGGTTCCATACACAAAAGTTTAATGACCATTGGGGCGCCGCTTTCGATGCGCAGTTTCGCTCGGCCCATCATGCCGATTATTTGCGAAACGTGTTATTGCGCCCTTCGGCCAGTTATTATTTTAATAAAAACAAACGTGCCGACCTGGGCTATGCTTATATCGCTACCAATGGCCGCAACGCCTCGGGCAAAACCTTCAGGCCCGAACACCGGATCTTCGAGCAGTTCATCATATCACAAAAAGCAGGGATAAATACGGCTATAACCCATCGTTTCCGTTTAGAACAACGTTTCCAGGGGCAAACCGCCACTCAGCCCGATGTTTTCTCGCAACGCTTCCGCTATTTTGTGCGCGGGGTTATTCCGCTTAATAATAAACCGGTATTTACCCAGGGCACTTTCGTGGCGCTGCAAAACGAGGCATTTGCTAACGTACAAAATAAAGACAAGGTTAATAAACATACGCTCGACCAAAATCGCGCCTATGCGGCCTTTGGTTACCGCTTAAACAAAATGATTGATGTGGAGGCCGGTTATCTCAATCAATATATTAAACAAGCCGAGGCTTATACTATAAACCATGTAATGCAGGTGGCCCTGTATACCAGGTTCGGTAAATAAAAAAGAAGGGCGGCCTGTTAACGGGCCGCCCTTCTTTTTTATGTTGTTTGCGTTATATCCTATGTACTTCGCCGCTGCCCGAGGTGCTTTTGGATACCTCTTTAGGATTACCGGCATAACGGATGTCACCCGAGCCAGATACCCTGGCTTCAAGTTTTTGCGAGGCATTTACTGTGGCATCACCTGAACCCGAAATACTTATCGTAGTAATGGCGGTAACAAAGTCGCGGCCCGAAAAATCGCCCGAACCATTCATACGTATGATAGATGTTTGAGCATTGCCGGCCAGTTTAATATCGCCGCTGCCTGATACACGGGTCTCCAGGCTTTTTGCGTTTAGTTTGCCAACAACATCGCCCGAGCCGCTAACAATCAACTCCATTTTATCGGCATTAATGCCTTCTTTAAAGAAAACATCGCTTGAGCCAGAAATATTAATAGCGTGGATGCTTTTGATAGTTACATACACAACCATTTTTTTGTGCGAATTGTTAAACCAGCCGCCCCAGCTGAAGGAGCCGTTTTTTGTCCGGATCTTTAACACGTCGCCGTCTACCTCGGTAATAATACGGTTGATCACGTCGGACGGTGCTTCTACCTTAACCGATTCGGTTGAACCTTGTGTAATATAAACATCAAAAGATGCGGAAGCACTAATAGCGTGGAAGCCGGATAAGTGGCGGTCTTGCACTTCAGCGAAAGCGCTATTTAAGCCAATAATCAGTAGTACGGCAAATAAAAATGTGGTCAGTTTTTTCATGGTTTTATAGTTTTTGTAGCAATAAGACGTTAACCCGATGCAATAGGTTACAGTAAATATCGCTTTTTTTGTGTACTTTAATTAGCTACAAAATAAACCATGACCGACCTGCCCGAATATACCCGCTCTCAACTGGCCCTGCGCAATGGGCAGGATAAACCCCAAATATGGATTGCCTATCTGGGTATTATATATGATGTGACGGAAAGCCGCCTGTGGCGCAATGGCAAGCATTACGAACACTGGGCCGGGCAAGACTTAACTCCCGAATTAGTGGATGCACCGCATACCGAAACTGTTTTCGAGAAGTTTAAAAAGGTAGGGGTATTGAAGTAACTTTAACCTGTTCCCAGGTTATTCCTTAAAAACAGTAGCAGCGACAATAGCGTGGACGGGCAAGGTACTTTGGTTGAACTAAATGCCAAAATAAATTTCATTATTGCGAATAATTATTCGGTATTTAGTATACCAGCTATTATACCTGTTAACCGTAATTATTACTGCATTTACCTGTATTATGGAGAAACGAAGAGACTTTATTAAAAAAGTGGCTATAACATCGGCCAGTGTTGTGGCAGGCAACAGCCTGTTTGGCATGAGCGCTAAAAGCTACCGCAATATTATTGGCGCCAATGAACGTATACATATGGCTATTATTGGCCTAAATGGGCGCGGCACCAGTATGGCAGGTACCTTTGCGCGGCAAAAGGACGCGGAGATTCTTACACTGTGTGATGTGGATACCCGCGTATTTGCCAAAGCCTTAAAATCTGTAGCTGATAATAAACAAATAAACGTCCCAAAAACCGAAGGCGATTGCCGCAAGGTAATGCAGGATAAGAATATTGATGCCATTTACATTGCCACGCCCGATCATTGGCATGCACCCCTTACCATTATGGGTTGCAATGCCGGCAAACATGTATATGTAGAGAAACCGCTAAGCCATAACCCGCACGAGGGTGAACTGGCCATTGCCGCGGCCCGCAAACATAACCGGGTGGTGCAAATGGGCGCACAACGCCGCTCGGCGCCGATACTAACCGAGGGTATACAACAATTACATGAGGGTATAATAGGTAGGGTGTATTATGCCAAAACATGGTATACTAACGAACGTAAAGCCACCTTCTTAAAACCCGGTACCCCACCGGCAGAACTAAATTACGACCTATGGCAAGGCCCTGCGCCACGCCTGGCTTACCAGGACGGGCTGATCCATTATAACTGGCATTGGGTTTGGCATTGGGGAACCGGTGAGGCGTTGAACAATGGCACACACGAAGTTGATGTTGCCCGTTGGGGCTTAGGGGTTGATTATCCTGTGAAAGTAACATCATCTGGCGGGCGCTATGCTTTTAAGGATGATTGGCAAACGCCGGATACGCAGGTAGTAACGCTGGAATACCCCGACAGAAAAATGATTATGTGGGAGAGCAGCAGTGTGAATGGACGCAAGATAGAGGGAGATGACCGCGGTATTATTTTTTACGGTGAGAACGGCAGTTTAAGCACAGGGAATGATGCCTACAAGGTATTTGACCTGAAGGGTAAACTGGTAAAAGAAGTGGGCCCGAAAGCTAAAGAAGAAGCACTGCAAGGCCGTAATACCGCCAGCGTGAGCCTTGGAATGGATAGTATGCACGTAGCCGATTTCCTGGATGCCATACGCAATAACCGCAAACCTAATTGCGATGTGGAAATAGGGCATAAAAGCATCATCGGTATGCAGCTAAGCAACATTGCCTGGCGCGTAGGCCGCGAATTACACCTTGACCCAAAGAACGGCCACATCCTGAACGACCCTGAGGCACAAAAACTTTGGAAACGTAGCTACGAACCGGGTTGGGAACCTAAAGTTTAATTATCAAAACATCAATTTAAAACATGATCCATCACCTAAAAAAAACACTACTAACGCTAAGCCTGATAGGCGGCTTAATCAGCAGTCAAGCCTTTGCCCAAAAACAATTATTCCCCGAAGCGCCGGGAATGGTTTCATTTACCTATCGCAATCAATTTGCTAAGGATGTCCCCGGCACGCTGGATATGATCAAAAGCAACGGCGTAACCGATATTGAGTTTTCAAACCTGTTTAAACAAACACCCGAGAACCTGCGCAAAATGTGCGACGAACGGGGGATTAAATGCTCATCGTACGGGGTAAGTTATGATGACCTGGTAAATAAAACCGATGAAGTAGGGAAAGCCGCAAAAACATTAGGGGCAACCTATGTCCGGGTAGCCGGTATACCCCACAAAGGCGCTTTTACTTTAGATAATGCCAAACAGGCTGTCGCCGATTTTAATAAGTATGGCAAATTGCTGAAAGATAATTATGGACTTACCTTTATTTATCATAACCACGGTTTTGAATACCAGCCTTATGAAGACGGCACACTGTACGATTACCTGGTTAAAAACACCGACCCTAAATATGTAAGCCTGGAGCTGGATATCCTGTGGGCATTTTTCCCGGGACAGGATCCGGCAGCTTTGCTGGCTAAATATGGCAACCGCTACAAAGCCCTGCATATGAAGGACCTGAAAAAAGGTGTGGAGCGTGGCAGCCTTTCAGGTGGTACCGCGCAGGATAACGACGTGATTTTAGGTACGGGGCAGATAGATATCCCGGCAGTAATAAAAGCCGCGCGCAAAGCTGGTGTAAAGCACTATTATATTGAAGATGAAAGCAGTGCATCGGTTACACAGGTGCCCGAAAGTATAAAATATCTGAATAGCTTAAAAAAAGACTAACATAAATACATATGAGAACAAAGACCATATACACTGTAGGTGTTTGCCTGTTAATGATGGGCACGCTGGCTGGTAAAACAGCTTTAGCGCAAAAAATGAATACGCTGACCGCGAAAGAAAAAAGTGAGGGCTGGAAACTACTTTTTGATGGAAAATCATCAAATGGCTGGATAGGGGCCGATGCGGGTAAATCACCATTTAAGCCTACCGGGTGGGTTGTTAAAGATGGTACTTTAACCATCCTTGGATCGGGCGGCGGCGAAGCGGCCAACGTAGGCGATATTATTACAAAAGACGAATACGCGGCGTTTGAACTTACTTTTGATTTCCGGATGAGTCGCGGCGCTAATAGCGGCGTTAAATATTTTGTAACCCTTGATGAAAAAACCAAAGGCTCGGCTATTGGACTGGAATACCAGGTGCTGGATGATGCAGTACATCCCGACGCCAAATTAGGCCGTGATGGCGACCGCACACTGGCTTCATTATATGATTTGATCCCGGCTAATAAGCCTGCCAGTATTATCCGCCCGATTGGTGAGTGGAATACCGGCCGTATTGTGGTTTACCCGGATAACAGGGTAGAACATTGGCTTAATGGGGTCAAAGTATTATCGTATGTACGTAAATCACCTGAATATCGCGATCTGGTAAAAATTAGTAAATATAAAATTTGGAAAGATTTTGGCGAGGCCGATAAAGGCCACATCCTTTTGCAGGATCATGGCTTTGAAGTAAATTATCGTAATATTAAGATAAAGGAACTGAAATAAGTAATCACAATCCGGGAAGTGTTCAACAGGAAATCGCTTTTAAAACAATATCGTATAAGTTTAAGGCTAAAGCCATCTTGAATTCGGGCTTATCCCGTTGGCTGAAGCCAATGGCAATTAAAAATAAAGTAAACTTTTCATTGCCGTCCCATTTGTGGGACGGTTTAAAGCATAGCAAAAAAAGGCTTTAGCCTCAAAAATGAATGGAAGGTTGAAACGCGATTTTCCTGAAGTATCCCAATCTTTGTTGGTATTGTCATTTTTGAAAGCGGGAGAGAACTATTGATTAAATGACATAAGTGTTACAGGGGTGTGAAACTAAAATCAATTTTATAGGTTGAATAGCTATCACAAATTGTAGCAGCTTTGTATTATTAAATGCATTATTGATGCAGAGGCTGTTCAACCTATGAAATTGAAACGCAAACACGCAAACCGATTAAGGTTTATTTTTTTTATCCTCATCATACTTGCTGAGCCGATAACAAGCTTTGCTCAGGAAACGCCATTTTATACACCACCACCGGTAACCAGTCGTGCCCGGCAGCGGGAGATACGCGATAGTTTGCTTAACCATAAACACCTGCAACGCGCTTTTATCGAATTCGGTTTTTCAGAGATTACCCCGTGGACTATTGATAAGTTGGCTGGGAAGGATTATGCCAACATTAGTTGGAAAACCGTTGGATATAACTTAAACCCCGGGCATTGGGCCTGGGATAACGATCCTTTCCAAACCAATCAGTTTGGTCACCCATACCATGGGAGTTACTTTTTTAATTCGTTCCGTACCAACGGGTATAGTTTTTGGCAATCGGTACCGGCAACATTTGCCGGCAGTTATCTTTGGGAAACTTTTGCCGAGAACCAGGCGCCTGCGCCTAACGATTTTATTAACACCAGTTTTGGCGGTATAGTGCTTGGTGAAATGACCTATCGCTTATCTAACAAAATGGTGAACAACCATACCCACGGGATTCACCGGCAAATGAGCGAGCTGTTTGCCTTTATTGTTTGCCCTACTAATGGTATAAATCGCATTTTAGACGGGAAATGGGGCAAGGTTGCCCGTAATACACAAGAGGTAGACTCATCAAAAGTGAATGCCGAATTTGATTTAGGCTACCGTAAATTTAATTCAGGCACCGAAAGTTTATTTGGTGCAAGCGGGCAATCGGGCTGGTACGCACATGCTAAACTTTTATATGGTACGCCGTATGAAAATTTCAGGAAGCCGTTTAGTAACATCATTATCAATGCCGAAA of the Mucilaginibacter boryungensis genome contains:
- a CDS encoding head GIN domain-containing protein, translated to MKKLTTFLFAVLLIIGLNSAFAEVQDRHLSGFHAISASASFDVYITQGSTESVKVEAPSDVINRIITEVDGDVLKIRTKNGSFSWGGWFNNSHKKMVVYVTIKSIHAINISGSSDVFFKEGINADKMELIVSGSGDVVGKLNAKSLETRVSGSGDIKLAGNAQTSIIRMNGSGDFSGRDFVTAITTISISGSGDATVNASQKLEARVSGSGDIRYAGNPKEVSKSTSGSGEVHRI
- a CDS encoding sugar phosphate isomerase/epimerase family protein, whose translation is MIHHLKKTLLTLSLIGGLISSQAFAQKQLFPEAPGMVSFTYRNQFAKDVPGTLDMIKSNGVTDIEFSNLFKQTPENLRKMCDERGIKCSSYGVSYDDLVNKTDEVGKAAKTLGATYVRVAGIPHKGAFTLDNAKQAVADFNKYGKLLKDNYGLTFIYHNHGFEYQPYEDGTLYDYLVKNTDPKYVSLELDILWAFFPGQDPAALLAKYGNRYKALHMKDLKKGVERGSLSGGTAQDNDVILGTGQIDIPAVIKAARKAGVKHYYIEDESSASVTQVPESIKYLNSLKKD
- a CDS encoding 3-keto-disaccharide hydrolase, which produces MRTKTIYTVGVCLLMMGTLAGKTALAQKMNTLTAKEKSEGWKLLFDGKSSNGWIGADAGKSPFKPTGWVVKDGTLTILGSGGGEAANVGDIITKDEYAAFELTFDFRMSRGANSGVKYFVTLDEKTKGSAIGLEYQVLDDAVHPDAKLGRDGDRTLASLYDLIPANKPASIIRPIGEWNTGRIVVYPDNRVEHWLNGVKVLSYVRKSPEYRDLVKISKYKIWKDFGEADKGHILLQDHGFEVNYRNIKIKELK
- a CDS encoding Gfo/Idh/MocA family protein; protein product: MEKRRDFIKKVAITSASVVAGNSLFGMSAKSYRNIIGANERIHMAIIGLNGRGTSMAGTFARQKDAEILTLCDVDTRVFAKALKSVADNKQINVPKTEGDCRKVMQDKNIDAIYIATPDHWHAPLTIMGCNAGKHVYVEKPLSHNPHEGELAIAAARKHNRVVQMGAQRRSAPILTEGIQQLHEGIIGRVYYAKTWYTNERKATFLKPGTPPAELNYDLWQGPAPRLAYQDGLIHYNWHWVWHWGTGEALNNGTHEVDVARWGLGVDYPVKVTSSGGRYAFKDDWQTPDTQVVTLEYPDRKMIMWESSSVNGRKIEGDDRGIIFYGENGSLSTGNDAYKVFDLKGKLVKEVGPKAKEEALQGRNTASVSLGMDSMHVADFLDAIRNNRKPNCDVEIGHKSIIGMQLSNIAWRVGRELHLDPKNGHILNDPEAQKLWKRSYEPGWEPKV
- a CDS encoding alpha-galactosidase, with amino-acid sequence MIKKSVALLFFAAGFVAAQAQSIKQIIVETKDVSLVFKVYSNNRVYQTYFGKKLANTAEYAGLPTGRKEAYITGGMEDQNEPAIKVTHTDGNPSLLLQYVADKQDKQGDMTETTIELKDPKYPVEVVLHYQAYEQENVIKAWTEIKNDEKGALTLTNYASNMLHFDAAKYYLTQFHGDWATEMKEQESQLTSGIKVIDSKLGTRADKFQAPMFMLALNKPADEASGEVVAATLAWTGNFQFQFEIDEINGLRVISGINPYASEYHLAQGKTFTTPALIFTYSNTGKGQATRNIHKWARNYGVMDGKGTRVTLLNNWEATGFKFDEQMLVGLFDGANKLGVDLFLLDDGWFGNKYPRSNDKAGLGDWEANKTILPHDVEYLVKQAEAKGIKFGIWLEPEMVNPKSELYEKHPEWILKLPNREENYQRNQLVLDLTNPKVQDYVYSIVDNLLTKNPGVAYIKWDCNRTMSNTYSPYLKDKQSHLYVDYTLGLYKVLDRVRAKYPTMPMMLCSGGGGRTDYAAMKYFTEFWPSDNTDPVERVFIQWGYSNFFPALTVSNHITSWNKTASLKFRTDVAMMGRMGYDMDVKKMTEAEIKFSHAAVATYNRIKPVIFQGDLYRLVSPYEENRADLMYVSDKKDKAILFNYVLNKRYKEPFTKIKMQGLDAQKQYKVQEINLVEGAKAALQDNGKIFSGEYLMTIGVGITTGSAGQQSSNVIEVTQQ
- a CDS encoding DUF2490 domain-containing protein, whose protein sequence is MKLKAIGILCAVQLSIAGFAQAQTNELTTWGAWFHTQKFNDHWGAAFDAQFRSAHHADYLRNVLLRPSASYYFNKNKRADLGYAYIATNGRNASGKTFRPEHRIFEQFIISQKAGINTAITHRFRLEQRFQGQTATQPDVFSQRFRYFVRGVIPLNNKPVFTQGTFVALQNEAFANVQNKDKVNKHTLDQNRAYAAFGYRLNKMIDVEAGYLNQYIKQAEAYTINHVMQVALYTRFGK
- a CDS encoding DUF3943 domain-containing protein encodes the protein MKLKRKHANRLRFIFFILIILAEPITSFAQETPFYTPPPVTSRARQREIRDSLLNHKHLQRAFIEFGFSEITPWTIDKLAGKDYANISWKTVGYNLNPGHWAWDNDPFQTNQFGHPYHGSYFFNSFRTNGYSFWQSVPATFAGSYLWETFAENQAPAPNDFINTSFGGIVLGEMTYRLSNKMVNNHTHGIHRQMSELFAFIVCPTNGINRILDGKWGKVARNTQEVDSSKVNAEFDLGYRKFNSGTESLFGASGQSGWYAHAKLLYGTPYENFRKPFSNIIINAEIGRDDSTALNIVSVYGSIVGWQLDNHSDDIKHLLVISANYDYIHNVSFFYGGESVKANLYSLFQPFKKLKINTTLGIGPILLAAIPSPYLVNGRNYDYGSGLGINGGAIVNLADKLKFTWNYRGGWTKTMNGNHSHYFLHAVSGEFSYAPVKGFSANFEPGYFTLRGYYKDHPDVDRSYPYFKLSARYSVDIK
- a CDS encoding cytochrome b5 domain-containing protein, with amino-acid sequence MTDLPEYTRSQLALRNGQDKPQIWIAYLGIIYDVTESRLWRNGKHYEHWAGQDLTPELVDAPHTETVFEKFKKVGVLK